The proteins below are encoded in one region of Blochmannia endosymbiont of Camponotus (Colobopsis) obliquus:
- the sdhC gene encoding succinate dehydrogenase, cytochrome b556 subunit, with the protein MKEQRPINLNLRTIHFPLTAVVSILHRISGVVIFIGISVLLWMFDLSISSPEGFDKAVFMMNKNIFKIIIWGVGSSFIYHIISGMRHILIDCALLQTTITIGRISAYIVCLLTIVLSIFIGVIIW; encoded by the coding sequence ATGAAAGAGCAAAGACCTATTAATTTAAATTTAAGAACAATACATTTTCCTTTAACTGCAGTGGTATCCATTTTACATAGAATATCTGGTGTAGTTATATTTATAGGAATAAGCGTGTTGTTGTGGATGTTTGATTTATCGATATCTTCTCCAGAAGGTTTTGATAAAGCTGTTTTTATGATGAATAAAAATATTTTTAAAATAATAATTTGGGGAGTGGGATCATCTTTTATTTACCACATTATTAGTGGTATGCGTCACATATTAATAGATTGTGCTCTTTTACAAACAACAATAACAATTGGTAGAATTAGTGCGTATATTGTGTGTTTATTAACTATTGTTTTATCAATTTTCATTGGAGTAATTATTTGGTGA
- the sdhA gene encoding succinate dehydrogenase flavoprotein subunit, with protein MNLLVKEFTSVVIGSGGAGMRVALQISQTGGSCALISKVFPTRSHTVSAQGGITVALGNCHEDCWEWHMYDTVKGSDYIGDQHAIEYMCKNGPKAILELEHMGMPFSRLNNGRIYQRPFGGQSINYGSEQASRTAAAADRTGHALLHTLYQQNLKNNTTIFSEWYAIDLVKNQDGRIVGCIALCIESGELIYFKTQFTVLATGGAGRIYKSTTNAYINTGDGIGMAVRAGIPVQDMEMWQFHPTGIAGVGILVTEGCRGEGGYLLNKYGERFMERYAPNVKDLASRDIISRSIMIEILEGRGCDENIYGPHVKLKLDHLGKKILNLRLPGILELVRTFAHIDPMKEAIPVTPTCHYMMGGIPTTVHGEVITLNKQGEEIIVPGLFAVGENACVSVHGANRLGGNSLLDLIVFGRSVGMYLQKLLQEKQFVELQVSNYDIEASLNRYIRWNRNNSGENPVEIRTALQICMQDNFSVFREEKKMIKGLKEIEEIRERSLYAKLSDHSNKFNTQRIECLELDNMIETAYTTALAANFRKESRGAHSRQDFPARDDENWLCHTLYLPQTNTMVRRNINNKVESCQVFLPKQRIY; from the coding sequence GTGAATTTATTAGTGAAAGAATTTACTTCTGTTGTTATCGGATCTGGGGGAGCGGGTATGCGAGTTGCATTACAGATTTCTCAGACAGGTGGGTCTTGTGCCTTAATTTCTAAAGTATTTCCAACACGTTCTCATACGGTATCAGCTCAAGGTGGTATTACAGTAGCTTTGGGTAATTGCCATGAAGATTGTTGGGAATGGCATATGTATGATACAGTAAAAGGATCTGATTATATAGGTGATCAACACGCTATTGAGTACATGTGTAAAAATGGACCAAAAGCAATATTAGAATTAGAGCATATGGGTATGCCATTTTCACGTTTAAACAATGGTCGTATTTATCAGCGCCCGTTTGGTGGTCAATCAATTAATTATGGAAGTGAACAAGCTTCACGTACTGCTGCAGCTGCAGATCGTACAGGTCATGCTCTGTTGCATACGTTATATCAACAAAACTTAAAAAACAACACTACTATTTTTTCTGAATGGTATGCTATTGATTTGGTGAAAAATCAAGATGGTAGGATAGTTGGTTGTATTGCTTTATGTATTGAAAGTGGAGAATTGATTTATTTTAAAACACAGTTCACTGTTCTTGCTACTGGTGGAGCGGGTCGAATATACAAATCTACTACTAATGCTTATATTAACACTGGAGATGGAATAGGAATGGCAGTACGTGCGGGCATACCTGTACAAGATATGGAAATGTGGCAATTTCATCCTACAGGTATTGCTGGTGTTGGTATTTTAGTTACTGAAGGATGTCGTGGTGAAGGTGGCTATTTATTAAATAAATATGGTGAAAGATTTATGGAACGTTATGCTCCTAATGTTAAAGATTTAGCAAGCAGAGATATCATTTCTCGTTCGATCATGATTGAAATTTTAGAAGGTAGAGGGTGTGATGAAAATATTTATGGCCCACATGTCAAACTGAAATTGGATCATTTAGGTAAAAAAATTTTAAATTTAAGATTACCAGGTATTTTAGAATTAGTTCGTACCTTTGCTCATATAGATCCAATGAAGGAAGCTATTCCAGTAACTCCTACTTGTCATTATATGATGGGTGGTATTCCTACCACCGTCCATGGAGAGGTAATTACTTTAAACAAGCAAGGAGAAGAAATAATTGTTCCGGGTTTGTTTGCAGTAGGTGAAAATGCATGTGTGTCAGTTCATGGAGCTAATCGATTGGGAGGTAATTCTTTATTAGATCTTATAGTCTTTGGTAGATCTGTAGGTATGTACTTACAAAAATTACTACAAGAAAAACAATTTGTAGAACTTCAGGTAAGTAATTATGATATTGAAGCATCTTTAAATAGATATATACGTTGGAATAGGAATAATTCTGGTGAGAATCCTGTTGAAATTCGTACGGCATTACAGATTTGTATGCAAGATAACTTTTCAGTATTTAGGGAAGAAAAAAAAATGATTAAAGGATTAAAAGAAATAGAAGAAATTCGTGAACGATCTTTGTATGCAAAATTAAGTGATCATTCCAACAAATTTAATACACAACGAATAGAATGTTTAGAGTTAGATAATATGATAGAAACGGCGTACACTACGGCTTTAGCTGCTAATTTTAGAAAAGAAAGTCGTGGGGCTCATAGTCGTCAAGATTTTCCTGCGCGAGATGATGAAAATTGGCTTTGTCACACATTGTATTTACCTCAAACTAATACCATGGTGCGTCGTAATATAAATAATAAAGTAGAATCGTGTCAGGTTTTTTTACCAAAACAACGAATTTATTAA
- the sdhD gene encoding succinate dehydrogenase, hydrophobic membrane anchor protein translates to MKNIIIFKYHGIYEWLIARISGAFIFFYFVYLLSFIFGIDKITYEIWYIFFSRNIIKCFNVLILFFVLIHSWIGINHVVTDYIKSLMLKQILQLILIAILFGYLLYGLIIMWNI, encoded by the coding sequence GTGAAAAATATTATAATATTTAAATATCATGGAATTTATGAATGGTTAATAGCGCGAATCAGTGGTGCATTTATTTTTTTTTATTTTGTTTATTTATTATCTTTTATTTTTGGTATTGATAAAATAACATATGAAATATGGTATATCTTTTTTTCTAGAAATATAATTAAATGTTTCAACGTATTGATATTATTTTTTGTTTTGATTCATAGCTGGATCGGTATCAATCATGTGGTTACAGATTATATAAAGTCATTGATGTTAAAACAAATACTTCAATTAATTCTTATTGCAATTTTGTTTGGGTATTTATTATACGGATTAATTATAATGTGGAATATTTAA